In the genome of Balneola sp., one region contains:
- a CDS encoding AraC family transcriptional regulator, with product MNIENPALFFFSAIGAFNGLFLSTYFAFFIKEKNQTTLLLAGTLLMVSIRVGKSVFLNFNPLISNIFIQIGLIACGLIGPFLFLYIKSVMSKKQIHIGYILGHILPWLIALIILSYYYPYHEFRHIWRGFLVRSIYTQWVLYILLSAVIGRGLFIKLFKKEEKLSVGEVWSINILVGIFLIWLAYYTSGYTSYIMGALTFSFIFYLSALLWFFKVRNNPLYFETPMKYSNRKIPENEAKEFSSRLELVFIEGEVFKQPDLKIADVASQLEVLPHYLSQFLNDNLGKSFSAFVNEYRIKAAEKLLRENSILTLEAIGKEAGFRSNSSFYSAFKKVHGITPAQYKKSFES from the coding sequence ATGAATATTGAAAATCCTGCGTTATTCTTCTTTAGTGCCATTGGGGCATTCAATGGACTATTCCTAAGTACCTATTTTGCGTTCTTTATCAAGGAGAAAAACCAAACTACGTTACTCCTTGCCGGTACTTTATTAATGGTGAGTATAAGAGTAGGGAAATCAGTGTTCCTCAATTTTAATCCATTAATCTCGAATATTTTCATTCAAATAGGACTTATCGCATGTGGATTAATCGGGCCATTCCTTTTTCTATATATAAAAAGTGTAATGTCGAAGAAACAGATCCATATCGGATATATACTTGGGCATATCCTCCCCTGGCTTATTGCGCTAATTATTCTTTCCTATTACTACCCTTATCATGAGTTCAGGCATATTTGGAGAGGTTTTTTGGTACGAAGTATTTATACACAATGGGTCTTATACATTTTGCTATCAGCAGTTATAGGCAGAGGGCTCTTTATCAAGCTGTTCAAAAAAGAAGAGAAACTTTCCGTTGGTGAGGTCTGGAGTATTAACATCTTGGTGGGAATATTTTTGATTTGGCTGGCCTACTATACCAGTGGCTATACCTCCTATATCATGGGAGCACTCACATTTTCATTCATCTTCTACTTATCAGCTCTGCTCTGGTTTTTCAAAGTCAGGAATAACCCTCTTTATTTTGAGACTCCAATGAAATACTCCAATCGAAAAATCCCTGAGAATGAAGCCAAAGAATTTTCTTCCAGGCTAGAATTGGTTTTTATTGAAGGTGAGGTTTTTAAGCAGCCTGATCTAAAAATTGCTGATGTTGCTTCTCAATTGGAAGTCTTGCCTCATTATCTTTCTCAGTTTCTTAATGATAACCTTGGTAAGAGTTTTTCGGCTTTCGTTAATGAATACAGGATCAAAGCTGCTGAAAAACTACTTAGAGAAAATTCTATCCTGACTTTAGAAGCAATTGGAAAGGAAGCTGGTTTCAGATCTAACTCATCTTTCTATAGTGCTTTTAAGAAGGTACATGGGATCACCCCGGCCCAATACAAGAAGTCTTTCGAGAGCTAA
- a CDS encoding nuclear transport factor 2 family protein: protein MKQTILLLIFFAVSTTVYAQTETEAIQNTLLDYIEGTANGEADRLKRAFHEELNLYSIQNGELRVLPGETYITYFENGEKRDRIGKILFIDYANDAASAKIEIITPGRKRVYTDYLLLLKIKGEWKIIHKSYTYESYDD from the coding sequence ATGAAACAGACTATACTTCTACTCATCTTTTTTGCTGTTAGTACAACAGTCTATGCCCAAACAGAAACAGAAGCGATTCAAAATACTTTGCTGGATTATATCGAAGGCACTGCTAATGGGGAAGCAGATCGCCTCAAAAGAGCCTTTCATGAAGAGCTTAACTTATATAGTATCCAGAACGGTGAGCTCAGAGTACTTCCCGGAGAGACTTATATCACCTATTTTGAAAACGGTGAAAAGCGAGATAGAATCGGAAAAATCTTATTCATTGATTATGCGAATGATGCTGCTTCAGCAAAAATCGAGATCATTACTCCAGGACGTAAACGAGTTTATACAGACTACCTTCTTCTACTCAAGATCAAAGGAGAATGGAAAATCATACACAAGTCATACACTTATGAGAGTTACGATGACTAA